The DNA region TGGGGGCTGGACGCTCTCTCCAGCTTCTGAAGAAGCAGTGCCACCCGTACCTCCCAAAGATGAGCCTGCCATGTCCACCCGAacttcgtcgtcggccaCCTCGGCGGCCACTACCATCGGTGCTGGTGCTCCATTGGACTCGAAAGCATCGGTCAGGACCACCGCCTCACGCTCGTTTTCCATCTCCAAGCTCTCCATGAAGAGCTCGGTGCGGTCTGCCATTCCAAAACACATGAAGAGCACCTCGTCGAGGTTCAGTTTTGACATGATTGGAGCTGCCAAACAGGAAAAGCTTTTGGAAGAGCGCCATCGTATGCGTGaacaggagaagaagcccgcTGACGATATAGGACTGGGCCAGCGCGACTCGCGATTCGATGACTTTGACGAGGATTTTGACTATGACGCCATGATGGACGATGACGGGTTCGAAGAGGACATACCGTGTGTGAGTATGGATTACGAcattgaagaagaagcagaagaagaggacccCGAAGCCGCTGGCGATCCGGACAATGACCAGGAGAACTTTGCTGGATTTGTCTTTCAGCGCTCGAACCCAGCCTCGGCGGTGGCCAGCCCTCATAGCCCGGCAGGGATGCTGCTGCCGACTCCACGAGATGCCAATGGGACAGTTATTGGCTACGCCATGACCAAGGACACGACACCAGGTCTGCTGACTCCCGCCTTTCCGGACCCTTCGACCTTGCcaaagttggaggaggccatggACGGGTTGAGCATTCAGCCAGGGGATGAGCCTGGAGGTGCGACGTTGGAACAGCCTACTCATCGGCCCACCAGCCTGTCGGTTGTTGAGTCCGCCCCTGAGGCTGTCCCGGAACCTGCGCTCGAATCTGTGCCGGAGTCTCAACCCGAACCTGTGCCCGAAGCCGAAATCGCTCCAAACCCAGCAccggagaggaggaggcttgaCGATGACATTTACTTTGACGACGGGCTGGCTGATGAGCTGGACTTTACCGGTGATGGATTTGTCATTGACGAGTCCATCTTTGACAATAACGATACAGACAAATACGGGCGTCCAATACCTGGTGCCTTTGCGCAAGCCCAGGAAGCCATGCGTGCTGCGCAGCTTCGGGCTTCCAACCGCACCTCTGACACGACATCGGATCCTTCAGGGGCTTCAGGGGCTGCGGCGTCCACTGGCCACACCTCCATCAGCGCCGGGGCTCAGCAGCCGGTCGTTGAGTCCGAACACAAGGTAGCTGCGGAACCATTACCCGCATTCCAACTGGCTCCTCAGCCACCAGAAATGTCGCCTTTCCCGGGCCAAGACCTGGCATACCAAGCTGCCCTCGCCGAAGCCGCTCAGAAGGCTGCGGCCTCGGGGAAATTCCGTCGCAActcgtcaccaacacccgAAGCTGAGCTCACTGTCACATCTCCAACTGACTCGGCCGAGtcagccaacaacctcgacgcAATCCTGGACGACTACGAAAAAGAGGTCAACTTTGATGACTACGAGAAGGACTATGACGACTATGGCGGCGGCTACCAAGACGACTacgactttgacgacgatGCCATCATTGCCGAAGCCAATGCCGAGGCGCTCGCCAACGACTCGGACGGGTGGTATGGCCAAGAGTTTGGCTTTTACTCTGCCCCCATGCCGCAAGGGGGCTACGGgcatcacaacaacagcagcagcggcaacaaCTCCAACGGCCAGCAGGCCGACCTCAGTGCAGAGAATTTGTTTTCTTATGCCAACGGCGGGTATTTTGGCCCGGCTGGGGGGTTGGGCCGCAGCAAGAGCGGGCGCATCGTCTGCCGAGAACCAAACTTGACGCCCATCACGGAGCGGTCAGAGTACTCGAACCGTAACTCGATCATGTCCCTGACGCTCCCCCCCGCGATAGGGAGCGATACGGGAAGAAACTCGCTCACGATCAACAGTCCGGGTCTGGCGCAGCTGGCGCTGCTGGGGGACGACGAGAATTCGCTGAGTGTGGCTGCTTACATGAAGGCGAGAAACCGGGCGTTTGGTGCCGGCGGCGGGGGCTCACAAGTCAGCTCGAGGGAGGGGAGTCCAAAGTCGGAGAGGGGACCGTCGGAGTCACCGTTCGGTGGGCACCTGCACGCCGGATCGATAGGTCACGGTAGGAAGGGGAGTGCCTTTTCGGTTTGGAGTAGTTctgatgttggggaggggggaggggaggggacggCGAGTCCGGCGCCACAGATGGCTGCTTTTACTgcgggtggttttgggaacAATAACCAGGGAGCTAATGGGGCCAatggggcggtggtgtcgcCTTTGCCGCAGCGGCCGCCGGGGATTGGAGGTATGGATGTCAATCAGATGGGTATGATGGGGATACCGGTTGGgatgggcatgggcatgggcatgggcatgggcatgtTTGCCCCGCCACCGGGGGTGCAGTTGCCGGTCTTGGTGCCTAGTCCGGGTATTGCCgccgggagcgggagcgcGTTTGCTTGCTCGCCCGtgctggaggatggggaggaggaggagcaggaggagaggacgGTTAccgggagggggttggcgcCTGCTTTGccggttgttgagggggttaATGTTCATGGTGctgcgggggagaaggggccGGGGGAAAGGAGCACAGGGACAGAGGGCTTTGTTATTGGTGAAGGGGAAAGGCAACGGCCGGTCATGGGGCATCGACACAAGGGGTCGGCGGATAGCATTTCTTACACGATGGCtgacggtgatgagggaAAACGATGGGTCGtggaaaggagaaggacaggGGAGACGGGCGAGGTTGAGATCCTCGGGAGGGAAGTGCTGGACGGGGGAAGGATATAGGAGTCAGGTGATGAATGATGTGCGCTGTACACGTTTGGGTAGGTCTGGAGTTGGCCGTTTGGTATCATTTCGCCGACATGGGAGGCGCATACTTGTTAATGGTGGCATTAGAAGGATCAAAGGGGGCATATATATGCATAtatttatatatatatatatatatatatatatctggTCATGGTGATAGAGGACTTGTGCCAACATGCATTATTTCTGACTTTGTCCCTCTGTTTCTATCGTTCTTTGCCGTCGGCAGCCCTAGAGAtcaatcctcaccacctGCCCTCCCACCTGATcgttctccccctccagtcCCCCGGTGGTAGCAAACAAAACCTTCCTCCCCGACCAGCCCTTCGCGAATTTCACCGCCGTAACACCCTTCAGCGTCACATCCTCGGTCCCATTGACGATAACCTCTTGCGTCCACTGCTGTCCCCATGCGGCCTGAGTAACCTTGAcgaccctccccctctgccaGGCAATGTAGGCGCTCTTGCCGGTGTGGTCGAAATCGAGATCGTCAAACGCGTTGACCCACCCGGGGTCCTGAATCTGGGCCAGCACTTGGATTTGGCTGCCCGAGGGGATGTAACCCTGGTTGGAGAGTTTGATCCTCCCGAAATACCCCTGGCCGGAAACGGTAAAGTAGAGGTATCCGTCGAACAGGGGCCGGGCAGCGAGGCCGTTGATGCCGAGGGGGAAGACTGTgccgccgaggagctggggggaTTGGAGGATtgtggtgacggtgttggttgttgtgtcGATTCGGAGGATGGAGCCGGTGAGGGAGTCGGCCGAGAGGATGATGCTTTTGTTGGaagggagggcgaggaggccgttggggagggggtagttgagggggatggagttcaggagggtgggggtggtggagttgggggggagggagaagatgtggagggcggttgtggtggggtCGAGACCGAGGCCGGCCATGACGCCGCCTGTGACGGCgtaggtggtgggggagagggaggttaggCCTGTGTAGGAGGTGCagtttgggaagggggtgagggcggttggggttgtgggggagttgggagagaaaaggagtagggagggggagaaggaggagagtaAGAGGCGGGAGtccgggagggggaggaggttttcgAGGAAAATGGGGTTTGTGGGGGGGTAGGCGAAGAGctcggtgatggagggggttgacggggATGGGTGAGCCAGTGATAGGGGGATGGCCccgaggagggcgaggtggtgaaggtgcaTCTTGtctgttgatgctgatgttgatgttgatgttgatgttggtgttggtgtttgtgtgtggtGAGAAAAGGGGATGTTGATTTGGTTTTTATAAGACGACTTTGCCTGCCGAGCCCAGAAACCTGGTCGACGAAGTGACATCCCATACGTGCGCTTATTGAGGTGGTACCATTGACCCAAGGCAGCGGACGAAGTTGGCACCCTGGTCAGAATCTGCGGCTGGTGTTGGCTGTCATCACACCCCTGTGCCGACAACACACATCGCTATACCAATGTTGCACACGCCCTAAACCTAAACCGCAATAACCTCTAGGCTCCAGTTTAACATCCATCCACTTTCACGGCATCGTTACCCGCCTGCGCTTTGATCTCATCCAACCTCATCCCCGATACTATGCAATGCCTCACCTACACAATAtccaccccaaccagcaACCCATCATACAGTTACTGCCCGTTCAGTCATATCCCCTTGAGTCTGTCCCTCATAATCATATCCCCAACATTGACCAACCCTCATCTCCATGGCTTTGTCCTTGGgccgccgtctccctcaaGCGCAACTCGCATTACCCAAAAGGCCAATACACTTTactcaaaaaaaaaaaaatcctgTGATGTAATCTGGGACCGGAGGTAGCCGTGAAGACGGAAGGCGAACTCAGATCATGATGCGTCTAACTAACTATTGATTTCAACGATATCAACCCTCATTCGTTTCCATCTTTTGTTATCTGGTGAAATTCAAATTGATGTCCACAAGATATAGGGACTACCCTACACATAGCTTACCTAATATTGTCCACCGAGTCTTAATAGAGCTTGGGCCGTCTAATCTACAAACCTTGATCCTCTTTACAAAGACCTTACCTTAATCAAAAAGTcatgttgaagatgttgaaaCAATCTTGTCGAGTTGGACCCCACTTCCCGAGACTCGGCCTTTTGGCGTCGGAGGCAAATCCTTGACTCGATTTTGCTGGCGCCGTCACGATTCACCTCTGACTGGATACCCACGATAGATCGTTATCCACCGACTTTATCTAAACTCCACCATGTTCTCGCCTTATCGACGATTTCGTCATCCCGCCCTGTCGGAATTTTCGGAATCTAGAAACGTGGTCCTGGAACAACAACGTGGGATTatttttttctgtttggcGCTAGCTTACTGTTTTGCCACGCTTGGTAAGATAGGTACCACTCGAGATGGCTTTTCAGCAAAGAAAAGACGTGCTTTCTTGGGCGAAAAGAATTACCGGAAAATGATTAGGTAGCAACAGGGAGGCCCCGGTGCCGGAACAACTACCTGTATCGTGAAGATGCACTATTCAGTCCGTGACAGCCCAGTACAACAAGCTGCATTACTAATTTTGATACTCGGCAAGGTGGAGATTTCGAAACAGAAAAATGGATTCGAGCGCAATCTATGGAGTCGCTCATGGTTCTGGGCATTGGTAATGGATGCcgcggaggagaagggaaggggggggtgggggggtggtatATATCTCGTCGTTTCCTCACTCACTCTGAGTTTTGTGTCTGGTCCTGTtctttcatcatcacctctaCCTCTACCTCATCTTTGATACCCTTACTTGCCCAGTCTTTTCCCAGACTTGAACTCAGCCGCCCTTTCGAAATAATCAAAAATGACCGACTACAAGTTTGAAGGATGGCTTGGCCTCGATGCCAGCTCGGCCGAGGGCAAGATGCAATGGGGCGAGTTTGAGCCCAAGCCTTGGGAGGAGACCGACATCGATATTAAGATCTCTCACTGCGGTATCTGCGGCAGCGACCTTCACACTCTCCGCTCCGGATGGGTATGTTGTCCTCACCAAATCTTTCCGAGACTCCCGAGCCAGCACGGAATGCTAACGTGAAACACCAGGGCCCAACTCTCTACCCATGCTGCGTTGGTCACGAAATCGTCGGCAAGGTCGTCAGAGTCGGTTCTCAAGTCAAGCACCTCGCTCTCGGCGACCGCGTGGGTGTCGGTGCCCAGTCCGACTCTTGCTGCAGCCGCACGGGCAAGCCTTGCGAGGCCTGCGAGTCTGGCCAGGAGAACTACTGCCCCAACAAACACGTCGGTACCTACAATGGCGTCTACCTCAACGGCGGCAAGTCCTACGGCGGTTACGCCACCTACAACCGCGTTCCCGCCCGCTTCGCCGTCAAGATTCCCGAGGGCATCTCCAGCGCCGAGGCCGCTCCGATGTTGTGCGGTGGTGTGACCACCTACGCTCCCCTCAAGCACCACGGCGCCGGTCCCGGCAAGACAGTCGGCATCGTCGGTCTCGGTGGCCTCGGCCACTTTGGTGTCATGTGGGCCAAGGCTCTCGGTGCGGACAAGGTCGTTGTCATCTCTAGAACAAACGCCAAGAAAGAGGACGCCCTCAAGATGGGCGCTGACGAGTTCATCGCTACCGCCGAGGACCCTAGATGGGGCAAGACCCACGCCAACACCATCGATTTGATCGTCTGCACTGTCAGCCAGACCGACATGCCGGTACAGGACTACTTCAACCTGCTCAAGTTTGACGGTGTCTTTGTGCAGGTCGGTCTGCCCGATGACGGCTTCCCAACCTTCCAGCAGAAGCCCTTGATCTTCAAGCGCATCAAGATCACTGGCAGTTTGATCGGCAGCCCGGATGACATCAGGGAGATGTTCGACTTGGCCCTCGCCAAGGGTGTCAAGCCGTGGATTTCTACCATCCCCATGAAGGACGCCAACCAAGCT from Podospora pseudocomata strain CBS 415.72m chromosome 3, whole genome shotgun sequence includes:
- a CDS encoding hypothetical protein (EggNog:ENOG503NYQY); translated protein: MLSHLRFHRRAPSNPSEPTPDQVATWEDAAGHHHDADNNTLQPLARVSSADPDLGRTPVDNSTQSPPARSAFDGNSTGFLGGVALHQLRRTMQESTAPDNAQSSLATSLPEKRFSRTKAPPPPINTGLAARPALTAVKPSKSSKSSSFFAPTDLQLGSGGSSARPSGARGSSDTALTQPSGAPSEPAPKGRKSLPFLRNSMSSLLLRRKTSNQPPESQPVVKTPTPDVSIRGTRIHDFSAPRPKRVTPSTEGALSASTTASQVETPAIADTPGARTDPGDVGHRLQEEVIPESTRSADGGWTLSPASEEAVPPVPPKDEPAMSTRTSSSATSAATTIGAGAPLDSKASVRTTASRSFSISKLSMKSSVRSAIPKHMKSTSSRFSFDMIGAAKQEKLLEERHRMREQEKKPADDIGLGQRDSRFDDFDEDFDYDAMMDDDGFEEDIPCVSMDYDIEEEAEEEDPEAAGDPDNDQENFAGFVFQRSNPASAVASPHSPAGMLLPTPRDANGTVIGYAMTKDTTPGLLTPAFPDPSTLPKLEEAMDGLSIQPGDEPGGATLEQPTHRPTSLSVVESAPEAVPEPALESVPESQPEPVPEAEIAPNPAPERRRLDDDIYFDDGLADELDFTGDGFVIDESIFDNNDTDKYGRPIPGAFAQAQEAMRAAQLRASNRTSDTTSDPSGASGAAASTGHTSISAGAQQPVVESEHKVAAEPLPAFQLAPQPPEMSPFPGQDLAYQAALAEAAQKAAASGKFRRNSSPTPEAELTVTSPTDSAESANNLDAILDDYEKEVNFDDYEKDYDDYGGGYQDDYDFDDDAIIAEANAEALANDSDGWYGQEFGFYSAPMPQGGYGHHNNSSSGNNSNGQQADLSAENLFSYANGGYFGPAGGLGRSKSGRIVCREPNLTPITERSEYSNRNSIMSLTLPPAIGSDTGRNSLTINSPGLAQLALLGDDENSLSVAAYMKARNRAFGAGGGGSQVSSREGSPKSERGPSESPFGGHLHAGSIGHGRKGSAFSVWSSSDVGEGGGEGTASPAPQMAAFTAGGFGNNNQGANGANGAVVSPLPQRPPGIGGMDVNQMGMMGIPVGMGMGMGMGMGMFAPPPGVQLPVLVPSPGIAAGSGSAFACSPVLEDGEEEEQEERTVTGRGLAPALPVVEGVNVHGAAGEKGPGERSTGTEGFVIGEGERQRPVMGHRHKGSADSISYTMADGDEGKRWVVERRRTGETGEVEILGREVLDGGRI
- a CDS encoding hypothetical protein (EggNog:ENOG503PAGZ) is translated as MSLRRPGFWARQAKSSYKNQINIPFSHHTQTPTPTSTSTSTSASTDKMHLHHLALLGAIPLSLAHPSPSTPSITELFAYPPTNPIFLENLLPLPDSRLLLSSFSPSLLLFSPNSPTTPTALTPFPNCTSYTGLTSLSPTTYAVTGGVMAGLGLDPTTTALHIFSLPPNSTTPTLLNSIPLNYPLPNGLLALPSNKSIILSADSLTGSILRIDTTTNTVTTILQSPQLLGGTVFPLGINGLAARPLFDGYLYFTVSGQGYFGRIKLSNQGYIPSGSQIQVLAQIQDPGWVNAFDDLDFDHTGKSAYIAWQRGRVVKVTQAAWGQQWTQEVIVNGTEDVTLKGVTAVKFAKGWSGRKVLFATTGGLEGENDQVGGQVVRIDL
- a CDS encoding hypothetical protein (EggNog:ENOG503NVVI; COG:Q), translating into MTDYKFEGWLGLDASSAEGKMQWGEFEPKPWEETDIDIKISHCGICGSDLHTLRSGWVVRVGSQVKHLALGDRVGVGAQSDSCCSRTGKPCEACESGQENYCPNKHVGTYNGVYLNGGKSYGGYATYNRVPARFAVKIPEGISSAEAAPMLCGGVTTYAPLKHHGAGPGKTVGIVGLGGLGHFGVMWAKALGADKVVVISRTNAKKEDALKMGADEFIATAEDPRWGKTHANTIDLIVCTVSQTDMPVQDYFNLLKFDGVFVQVGLPDDGFPTFQQKPLIFKRIKITGSLIGSPDDIREMFDLALAKGVKPWISTIPMKDANQAIIDFEKGAPRYRFVLENEPEAKASL